The following proteins come from a genomic window of Alkalibacter saccharofermentans DSM 14828:
- a CDS encoding alpha/beta fold hydrolase, with the protein MKIKQLNQRKQEKPKMKRKKKIMMIFKVILGFTAVSMVIGATAHATYFKGKLEQIKPYGQIVDVDEGQMHLFSIGNGEKTIVLLPGMGVALPSADFSPLMRKLSEKYTVVTVEYFGVGFSSQTDKPRTTDNYVEEIRTALREGGFEAPYVLMPHSISSVYSEYFASKYPDEVEAIISLDGTSTAFYEEMPSYVKYMLPVAKLQQSTGTLSLLAQVTTNKQQLLTKGYTEKEISDMVIFGGFTLNENVLEQIASSSEYIRDTMDLPFPESVSYFKVISKETYETPNKQLKMTPQKYQYDHLERIGENVEYEILDGNHFIYANNADRILEIVDSVLIKANQ; encoded by the coding sequence ATGAAAATAAAACAATTAAATCAAAGAAAACAGGAAAAACCAAAAATGAAACGGAAGAAAAAAATCATGATGATTTTCAAGGTGATTCTCGGGTTTACAGCAGTGAGCATGGTCATTGGTGCAACTGCTCATGCCACTTACTTTAAGGGAAAACTTGAACAAATTAAGCCCTATGGACAGATAGTTGATGTTGATGAAGGACAAATGCATCTCTTCTCAATAGGAAACGGTGAGAAGACCATTGTATTACTCCCTGGTATGGGTGTTGCACTTCCATCTGCTGATTTTTCACCTCTTATGCGTAAACTCAGTGAAAAGTATACAGTTGTTACCGTGGAATATTTTGGCGTAGGCTTTAGTAGCCAAACAGACAAACCACGAACAACTGATAATTACGTTGAAGAAATCAGAACGGCCCTTAGAGAAGGAGGGTTCGAAGCACCATATGTATTAATGCCCCACTCAATCTCAAGCGTCTATAGCGAGTATTTTGCATCAAAATATCCCGATGAAGTTGAAGCAATCATCTCTCTGGATGGTACATCCACCGCCTTTTATGAAGAGATGCCTTCATATGTAAAATATATGCTGCCAGTTGCAAAGTTACAGCAATCAACCGGAACCTTATCCCTGCTTGCCCAAGTGACAACGAATAAACAGCAGTTACTCACAAAGGGATATACGGAAAAAGAAATCAGTGATATGGTGATCTTTGGTGGGTTTACTTTGAACGAGAATGTTTTAGAGCAAATTGCAAGTTCATCTGAATACATAAGAGATACTATGGATTTACCATTTCCTGAATCGGTGTCCTATTTCAAAGTTATTTCCAAAGAAACCTATGAAACTCCTAATAAGCAACTTAAAATGACGCCTCAGAAATATCAATATGACCATCTTGAACGAATTGGCGAAAACGTTGAATATGAAATACTTGACGGTAATCACTTTATTTATGCAAACAATGCTGACCGGATTCTCGAAATTGTTGATAGCGTATTAATCAA
- a CDS encoding DegV family protein, giving the protein MIKIMADSTCDLSEEMLKRYDISIAPLTVTIDGKTYRDRIDITADQFYSMMENLENPPTTGMPSPASFVDIMKEAVDNGYTEILCICMSSGTSGSYQSAALAKDYFYEEFPDSKIKIHVVDSKCMSHGSGWLILKSARLRDKRATYQELIDFNETFKTNVKHFLTVDDLDHLIRSGRLSGASAIIGKMLKLKPIMSMKDAKGAIVAKERGRKKVLSHYIKEFDKRNDEALTDFIIIGYTTDKSYAENLKTKLIEETSFKGDIYIMQMGVAVGTHVGPGGLSMFFMETGNRKDNLLINEMETLMEMKDAFLQKFSNKS; this is encoded by the coding sequence ATGATAAAAATAATGGCAGATTCAACCTGCGACCTTTCCGAAGAAATGCTTAAGCGCTATGACATCAGCATAGCTCCCCTCACCGTGACCATCGATGGCAAAACATATCGTGACCGAATCGACATCACCGCGGATCAATTCTATAGTATGATGGAAAACCTGGAGAATCCCCCTACCACAGGCATGCCAAGTCCCGCGTCATTTGTGGACATCATGAAGGAAGCGGTAGATAATGGCTACACGGAAATCCTCTGCATCTGCATGTCCAGCGGTACCAGCGGCTCCTATCAGTCCGCTGCTTTAGCTAAAGATTATTTCTACGAGGAATTCCCTGATTCTAAAATCAAGATTCATGTAGTCGATTCCAAATGCATGAGCCATGGAAGCGGATGGCTCATTTTGAAGAGTGCTCGCCTTCGAGATAAGCGCGCAACTTATCAGGAACTCATCGACTTCAACGAAACCTTTAAAACCAACGTGAAACATTTTCTCACTGTAGATGATCTTGATCACCTCATCAGAAGCGGAAGGCTTTCCGGTGCCAGTGCCATTATCGGTAAGATGCTGAAGCTGAAACCAATCATGTCAATGAAAGACGCCAAGGGTGCCATTGTGGCAAAAGAACGGGGTCGAAAAAAAGTCCTATCTCACTATATTAAGGAATTCGATAAGCGAAATGATGAAGCCCTCACAGATTTCATAATCATCGGGTATACTACAGATAAGAGCTATGCTGAAAATCTGAAAACCAAGCTTATAGAAGAGACTTCCTTCAAAGGGGATATCTACATAATGCAAATGGGAGTAGCTGTAGGCACACATGTAGGTCCAGGCGGACTATCTATGTTCTTCATGGAAACAGGTAATCGAAAGGATAACCTGCTAATCAACGAAATGGAAACACTGATGGAAATGAAAGATGCTTTCCTTCAGAAGTTCTCAAATAAAAGTTAA